From the genome of Papaver somniferum cultivar HN1 chromosome 2, ASM357369v1, whole genome shotgun sequence, one region includes:
- the LOC113351934 gene encoding uncharacterized protein LOC113351934 yields the protein MQLEDYSYPFCKQQPETDMHILLQCNLAKSIWFALLPEAMHSQQKFNSLQKWVKSWNHAQSIISFKNENNILLATVIMWQIWKSRCITVFEEKLSHPNNIIISIKQFCMKYNILGSETNPIGRNNNSKPKDKWKKPPKNWWKLNFDAAFDKDTNTCGIGLILRDCAGRFVEAMVKVTKARDVEQGEGLALLEAVEWVRSRNWKNVIIEGDCKTVIEVVTSNFGNSSWQDHNLLSDISRLVEACSNIICTFFPRTGNEAANGLAKYAKRYECNQVWSVNPPRCIHSILELDNSM from the coding sequence ATGCAACTAGAAGATTATAGTTACCCGTTCTGCAAACAACAACCAGAGACAGACATGCACATCCTTCTACAATGCAATCTAGCAAAATCCATTTGGTTTGCCCTTCTACCAGAAGCAATGCACTCCCAACAAAAATTTAACTCTCTGCAAAAGTGGGTGAAATCTTGGAACCATGCTCAGAGCATCATCTCCTTCAAAAATGAGAACAATATCCTTTTAGCCACTGTCATTATGTGGCAGATTTGGAAATCCAGATGCATAACAGTTTTTGAGGAAAAACTTTCACATCCTAACAACATCATAATAAGCATTAAGCAATTCTGCATGAAATACAACATACTAGGCAGTGAGACTAATCCTATAGGTAGAAACAATAATAGTAAACCTAAGGATAAGTGGAAAAAACCACCTAAAAATTGGTGGAAATTAAATTTTGATGCTGCTTTTGATAAGGATACAAATACATGTGGTATTGGACTAATTTTAAGAGACTGTGCAGGAAGATTTGTGGAGGCCATGGTGAAAGTCACTAAAGCTAGAGATGTAGAGCAGGGAGAAGGTTTAGCTCTGCTAGAAGCAGTGGAATGGGTTAGAAGTAGAAATTGGAAGAATGTTATCATTGAAGGAGATTGTAAGACTGTTATTGAAGTTGTGACTTCAAATTTTGGTAATTCCTCTTGGCAGGATCACAACCTCCTTTCAGATATTAGTAGATTAGTTGAAGCTTGTAGTAATATCATTTGTACTTTTTTTCCTAGGACAGGCAATGAAGCGGCTAATGGGTTAGCCAAATATGCCAAAAGATATGAATGTAATCAAGTGTGGTCTGTTAATCCACCAAGATGTATCCACTCAATTCTTGAGTTGGACAACTCTATGTAA